A single genomic interval of Ruminococcus sp. NK3A76 harbors:
- a CDS encoding site-specific integrase gives MANIRKRGNTYQIRVSCGYKLNGEQVVQTMSWKPPEGMTVKQAEKEVQKQAILFEEKCLRGQVTANVKFEEFAEQWFEEYARLNLRNTSFERMKNLKARVYPALGHIRIDKITARHIQQFINDLSQNGKNLRSGKPLSRKTVVHHLSFISDVFAYAVKMDMLSDNPCAKVSVPKGSKKEKEIYTLEEVEKLFELLEDAPLKYKVFFTLAIYSGFRRGELLGLEWKDIDFDNNIISVWRTSNYTASKGTYTDTTKTKKSQRSLKFPDHVMDLLKSYKSEQDAFRALIGSKWTDTDRLFVQENGLPMYHTTPYIWFKRFCESHDFKFCDIHSLRHFYASSLINEGVDPAAVSSALGHSVIGTTTSIYCHTFQQAQARAGDAIANVLDFKKKKPDAS, from the coding sequence ATGGCAAATATCAGAAAAAGAGGAAATACATATCAGATCAGGGTATCGTGTGGGTACAAGCTGAACGGTGAGCAAGTCGTGCAGACTATGAGTTGGAAACCGCCGGAAGGAATGACCGTAAAGCAGGCAGAGAAGGAAGTTCAAAAGCAAGCGATACTGTTTGAAGAAAAGTGTCTAAGAGGGCAAGTCACAGCGAATGTGAAATTTGAGGAATTTGCAGAGCAGTGGTTTGAGGAGTATGCGAGGCTCAATCTTAGGAACACATCTTTTGAGCGAATGAAGAACCTCAAAGCGAGGGTATATCCTGCGCTCGGGCATATACGGATAGACAAGATAACCGCAAGGCATATTCAGCAGTTTATCAATGATCTGTCGCAGAACGGCAAAAATCTCCGCAGCGGCAAGCCGCTTTCACGCAAGACGGTGGTTCATCATTTAAGCTTTATCAGCGACGTTTTTGCTTATGCGGTAAAAATGGATATGCTGTCGGACAACCCGTGTGCTAAGGTCAGCGTGCCGAAGGGCAGCAAAAAAGAAAAAGAGATCTACACGCTTGAAGAGGTCGAAAAGCTGTTTGAGCTGTTGGAGGACGCCCCTTTAAAATACAAGGTGTTCTTTACATTGGCGATATACAGCGGCTTTCGCAGGGGAGAGCTTTTGGGCTTGGAGTGGAAGGACATTGACTTTGATAATAATATCATAAGCGTTTGGAGAACGTCCAACTACACCGCAAGCAAAGGCACCTACACCGACACTACAAAAACGAAAAAGTCGCAGCGCTCACTTAAATTTCCCGACCATGTAATGGACTTACTGAAAAGCTACAAGTCAGAGCAGGACGCTTTCAGGGCGCTTATTGGCAGCAAGTGGACGGACACCGACAGACTTTTTGTGCAGGAGAACGGATTACCGATGTATCACACCACGCCGTACATTTGGTTCAAGAGGTTTTGCGAGAGCCACGATTTCAAATTCTGCGACATACACTCCCTGCGGCACTTCTACGCCAGTTCCCTCATCAACGAGGGCGTTGACCCTGCGGCTGTGTCGAGTGCGTTAGGACATAGTGTTATCGGAACAACGACTTCCATTTACTGCCATACCTTTCAGCAGGCGCAGGCGAGGGCAGGCGATGCTATCGCAAATGTGCTTGACTTTAAAAAGAAAAAGCCCGATGCAAGCTGA
- the mobV gene encoding MobV family relaxase, with protein MALKKKGDKKNISYAIIRNANHKMGAVPLVERHNERRNHNYTNKDIDHSRTHENYAIKKPQETSYEKEFYRIKEAYGLKGNLRLTGEKQSTILCEFIITSDKEFFDRIGKERTKQFFLDTYRFAAHKVGGEEFIVSAVVHMDEKTPHMHLTFIPTVKGKDRKGNPCRRINASEFWKGRDSYSRLQDEFYEWVTNCGYDLERGVKGSSAVHLSVEEYKIKKTEEQLADLQGKVEEVKAVDSISTTNLPFNMVSVKRADFETLASAAKGYVTAKALEEKNKELSEENRRLCNENESLKQENKVLSAKYIELDIQFSEYYDSVSEQVDLQAENTKLNKEIDLMKLSLEEKVELINKLNKERMLLKDEQSRLNKVITGLTDELSSLKNRFDRVMDFIHKQGLKEKLDNFLHPKRKR; from the coding sequence TTGGCTTTAAAAAAGAAAGGAGACAAGAAAAACATAAGCTACGCAATTATAAGGAACGCAAATCACAAAATGGGTGCAGTGCCTCTTGTGGAAAGGCACAATGAAAGGCGCAATCATAATTACACAAACAAGGACATAGATCATTCCCGCACACACGAAAACTATGCAATAAAAAAGCCGCAAGAGACGAGCTACGAAAAAGAATTCTACCGCATAAAGGAAGCCTATGGCTTAAAAGGCAATCTTCGTCTTACGGGCGAGAAGCAGAGCACAATACTTTGTGAGTTTATCATAACATCCGACAAAGAGTTCTTTGACCGCATAGGCAAGGAGAGGACAAAGCAGTTTTTTCTTGACACCTACCGATTTGCCGCTCACAAGGTCGGCGGTGAGGAATTCATAGTGTCGGCAGTCGTTCACATGGACGAGAAAACGCCGCATATGCACCTTACCTTTATCCCGACAGTCAAAGGCAAGGACAGGAAGGGCAACCCCTGCCGCAGAATAAATGCCTCCGAATTCTGGAAAGGCAGGGACAGCTACTCACGCTTACAGGACGAATTTTATGAGTGGGTGACAAACTGCGGTTACGACCTTGAACGAGGTGTTAAAGGCAGCAGCGCCGTGCATCTGTCCGTAGAAGAGTATAAAATCAAAAAGACAGAAGAACAGCTTGCCGACCTGCAAGGCAAGGTGGAAGAGGTCAAAGCCGTTGACAGCATCAGCACCACAAATCTTCCCTTTAATATGGTGTCTGTCAAAAGGGCAGACTTTGAAACGCTGGCATCGGCAGCAAAGGGATATGTTACCGCCAAAGCTCTTGAAGAGAAGAACAAAGAGCTATCAGAGGAAAACAGACGGCTCTGCAATGAGAATGAAAGTTTAAAGCAGGAGAACAAAGTGCTCTCGGCAAAATATATAGAACTGGATATACAGTTCTCGGAATATTATGACAGCGTTTCGGAGCAAGTTGATTTGCAGGCAGAGAACACCAAGCTCAACAAAGAAATAGACTTGATGAAGCTATCGTTGGAAGAAAAGGTCGAGCTTATTAACAAGCTGAACAAGGAAAGAATGCTTCTAAAAGACGAGCAGTCAAGGCTCAATAAGGTCATAACAGGTCTTACAGATGAGTTATCATCATTAAAGAACAGATTTGACAGGGTAATGGATTTTATCCACAAGCAGGGATTAAAGGAAAAGCTGGATAATTTCTTACACCCGAAGAGAAAAAGATAA